The following are encoded in a window of Megalobrama amblycephala isolate DHTTF-2021 linkage group LG19, ASM1881202v1, whole genome shotgun sequence genomic DNA:
- the bcl9l gene encoding B-cell CLL/lymphoma 9-like protein isoform X1 → MHSENKLSNHGKQVTSGSQSQLPNVNQAQQQGPAGNQGSKGSGSGSHGVKSNQISPGNPGLKSLNQSGGGIGGMMKTKAKRERSVSMDTGDQRESLTPVLEPDAKVEGVMRSKRRCVLERKQPYSGDEWCSGAETEEEDEKPLSATHREHVMCPSQGHSVSSATGHVSDPGGPGLGSGHGPSIRTDLHPRPPQQVVYVFTTSLANSAAEAVMHGHTDSILLYHQQNVPRTKLDQSTGVGKLSNLTEQISSSHSPPTGTPKSQSGTPRPASVGAVVGGHLPGTTTPSSTGHPDSEPAQTHRGGGTSSSNSRSAVHSLGPGSSGPQSVGVSGTEGVDRPGTIPHHGAGVSPSSSPSALSAHRQSELGQLGGSGNTDGLSKEQLEHRERSLQTLRDIERLLLRSGAGAGHEEPRGPNGNPNGTNINNNNSNDGGRGLEDGENGGGNAGNCHSNNAGMPHVSGMKKYEEPLQSIISQTQNLGGPGLDDSLMGPHHGMPPHSHHLSSPSGLDMGPLLGHEGVTPEQLAWRKLQEEYYQEKRRQHEMNPHQHPQHFRMIPEMGMPGGPPMLMRGPPPPYHSKPGDQQWGPGPMVGGGMGGNSRILDMHQEGPRGPRFLGQMRGPSSAGGYPESPGGVLGMEGLGPQRPPRPGMGWLEEMPPNMGGGGPFHGCYPPGGPGGPPQHFQGDLDRPITREEMFRRLHRLDMQQISRQQQQAGIGGPRMIDNSGGPGFPNPGMGGGPPSRGDPMDFPGSRTIMGSPIGGVGSDGGPTMRDIVDSPLGGNLNMSMGMNMNPQQQQLLAQKLRGGPGIGGRLGEMLNPEDISRIRASQNGRGSSNKGMIPGPDGPLQFPNQSSFPGSQGDGSYMQQPGSDMFGPDQPGPPHMSSTSRLSHIPINSGSRGTDLGARHPPDLPISVNPMGSPAIPPSHQLKSPSLSQEPSPLMPSPSAAGLKSPSQLPQSGPSHPPLPAASGAGTPSSTSIKSPQVIGPSLGLRSPSGSPGHLKSPTMPVASPGWTASPKTAMPSPGGPPSVKVAGNGGSSSTDTGMSLPPRSSNSTPISQPTNSINPSMPFTSSPDAPPSQNPLSLIMSQMSKYAMPSSTPLYHDAIKTIATSDDEMLPDRPLLPGINMSVGNMGNHQSTQMLLSSQGSMGPHSGPQSPMGMVLQGGPQLSHDPSGPMLPSPNPMGIPGMTSAIMGGGPPDGIGPCNVSPMHPQNQMGGFPRMQGPLHSPIGGMGQQYPQRPDEVLPPQQMHLLSKGMSHQRPPHQPDSFPSMPMGDGPDLSEVIRPTHTGIPEFDLSRIIPADKPSSTLQYFPKSEAMSQPQQNPHQGQPPPQASSAQLLKQLSSSGPPHSSVPSSNPHIANLQNMMAEQQLPLHPSHSHCGMRPGMGMPQIGSRGMGSGGGMGPICHPGHMMGRTGMSPQQQLQQQHHHQQQQAMMANNLLQHPSHPPRGMLSPQQHPHNLMAQQNLMMMQAKQRGMALPGEHFGQQGALMSPQGPMMGPPHSQSGMMGPQSLRQRSMSLDSPLGYGPGSMANMPF, encoded by the exons ATGCACTCTGAAAATAAACTATCCAATCATGGTAAGCAAGTGACAAGCGGGTCCCAATCACAGCTCCCCAATGTAAACCAAGCACAGCAGCAAGGACCTGCTGGCAACCAAGGGTCAAAGGGCAGTGGGTCTGGGAGCCATGGAGTCAAATCCAACCAGATTTCTCCTGGCAACCCTGGACTGAAGAGCCTCAACCAATCAGGTGGTGGCATTGGTGGGATGATGAAGACCAAGGCAAAGAGGGAAAGGAGCGTCTCCATGGACACAGGAGACCAAAGAGAGTCACTCACCCCTGTTTTGGAGCCAGATGCCAAAG TAGAGGGCGTGATGCGCAGCAAACGCCGGTGTGTGCTGGAGAGAAAGCAGCCTTACAGTGGTGATGAATGGTGTTCAGGGGCCGAAACTGAGGAAGAGGATGAGAAACCGCTTTCTGCCACACACC GTGAGCATGTGATGTGTCCTAGTCAGGGCCACTCTGTTTCATCTGCCACAGGCCATGTTAGTGATCCAGGAGGTCCAGGATTAGGGTCTGGCCATGGACCCAGTATTCGCACAGATCTGCATCCTCGACCCCCTCAGCAAGTAGTGTATGTCTTCACCACCAGCCTAGCCAACAG TGCTGCAGAGGCAGTGATGCATGGCCATACAGACTCCATCCTTTTGTATCATCAGCAGAATGTCCCTCGCACTAAGCTGGACCAG TCTACTGGTGTTGGAAAACTCTCCAACCTAACAGAGCAGATCAGCTCTAGTCATAGTCCACCCACTGGCACACCCAAATCCCAAAGTGGTACGCCCCGGCCAGCTTCCGTCGGTGCAGTTGTGGGAGGACATCTTCCTGGCACCACTACTCCTTCTTCCACAGGCCATCCAGACAGTGAGCCAGCCCAAACCCACCGAGGAGGAGGAACATCAAGCAGCAACAGCCGCTCTGCAGTTCATTCACTGGGCCCAGGAAGTTCAGGCCCACAGTCTGTAGGGGTTTCAGGAACAGAAGGAGTGGACAGGCCAGGTACAATTCCACACCATGGTGCAGGTGTGTCTCCTTCCTCAAGTCCCTCTGCATTATCTGCACACCGTCAGAGTGAACTGGGCCAACTTGGAGGGTCAGGAAACACAGATGGCCTCTCTAAGGAACAGCTGGAACATCGTGAACGCTCTTTGCAGACTCTTCGAGACATTGAGAGGTTGCTTCTCCGTAGTGGAGCCGGTGCTGGCCATGAAGAACCAAGAGGTCCTAATGGCAATCCTAATGGCACTAATATCAACAACAATAATAGTAATGATGGGGGTAGGGGTTTGGAAGATGGTGAGAATGGTGGGGGGAATGCTGGTAATTGCCATAGCAACAATGCTGGTATGCCTCATGTCAGTGGAATGAAAAAATATGAGGAGCCATTACAGTCCATCATCTCACAGACACAAAATCTTGGTGGGCCTGGATTGGATGACTCGCTGATGGGCCCACACCATGGTATGCCACCACATTCCCACCACCTCTCCTCACCCTCAGGGTTAGACATGGGGCCCCTTCTTGGACATGAGGGTGTAACACCAGAGCAGCTAGCTTGGAGGAAGCTACAAGAAGAGTACTACCAGGAGAAAAGGCGGCAACACGAGATGAACCCCCACCAACATCCCCAGCATTTCCGCATGATCCCAGAAATGGGCATGCCTGGGGGACCTCCAATGCTAATGAGAGGCCCCCCACCACCATATCACAGTAAGCCTGGTGATCAACAGTGGGGGCCAGGGCCAATGGTAGGGGGAGGAATGGGAGGGAATTCACGAATACTGGACATGCACCAGGAAGGTCCTCGAGGGCCAAGGTTTCTTGGACAGATGCGAGGTCCTTCAAGTGCTGGGGGTTACCCAGAAAGCCCTGGAGGAGTTCTAGGTATGGAGGGGTTGGGGCCTCAAAGACCTCCAAGGCCAGGCATGGGCTGGTTAGAAGAAATGCCTCCAAACATGGGTGGTGGAGGCCCATTTCATGGGTGCTATCCTCCAGGGGGGCCTGGGGGACCTCCCCAGCACTTTCAAGGTGATTTGGATCGCCCTATAACACGGGAAGAGATGTTCCGCAGACTCCATAGACTAGACATGCAGCAAATATCCAGACAGCAGCAGCAGGCAGGGATTGGAGGCCCTAGGATGATAGATAACTCTGGGGGACCAGGCTTCCCCAATCCTGGAATGGGTGGAGGCCCACCCTCCCGTGGTGATCCAATGGACTTTCCTGGTTCTCGGACTATAATGGGCTCTCCTATTGGTGGAGTAGGCAGTGATGGTGGCCCCACAATGAGAGACATAGTTGACTCTCCATTAGGGGGTAACCTCAATATGAGTATGGGCATGAATATGAATCCACAGCAGCAGCAGTTGTTGGCTCAGAAGCTGAGGGGAGGTCCTGGAATTGGTGGACGGCTTGGAGAGATGTTGAACCCTGAAGACATTTCCCGTATTAGGGCTTCACAGAATGGCCGGGGTAGTTCTAACAAAGGAATGATCCCTGGGCCAGATGGACCTCTTCAGTTCCCCAATCAGAGCTCCTTTCCTGGTAGTCAAGGTGATGGCTCATACATGCAGCAGCCAGGCTCTGATATGTTTGGACCAGACCAGCCAGGTCCTCCCCACATGAGCAGCACCTCAAGACTTAGTCACATTCCCATAAACTCTGGCTCAAGGGGTACAGACCTTGGTGCTCGACACCCTCCTGACCTGCCCATTAGTGTTAACCCAATGGGTTCCCCAGCTATACCGCCATCTCACCAGCTTAAATCGCCTTCTCTTAGTCAGGAGCCATCACCCCTCATGCCTTCACCCTCTGCAGCAGGCCTGAAATCACCCAGCCAGTTACCACAGAGTGGTCCATCTCACCCTCCTCTACCAGCAGCCTCTGGGGCTGGAACGCCCTCTTCCACCTCTATCAAGTCCCCCCAGGTAATAGGTCCTTCTCTTGGTCTTCGCTCACCATCTGGCTCCCCTGGACACCTTAAATCTCCGACCATGCCTGTCGCTTCACCTGGCTGGACTGCCTCACCCAAGACTGCTATGCCTAGCCCTGGAGGGCCTCCTAGTGTCAAGGTCGCAGGCAATGGAGGCAGCAGTTCCACTGATACAG gTATGTCCCTGCCACCTAGGAGTTCCAACTCAACGCCCATCAGTCAGCCTACCAACTCTATCAATCCTAGCATGCCTTTTACATCCTCACCAGATGCCCCTCCCTCCCAGAATCCTCTATCCCTTATAATGTCTCAGATGTCAAAGTATGCCATGCCTAGCTCCACTCCGCTCTACCATGACGCCATCAAGACAATCGCCACATCGGATGATGAGATGCTTCCCGATAGACCCCTCCTACCTGGAATCAACATGTCAG TTGGCAACATGGGAAATCACCAGTCTACACAGATGCTCCTCTCCTCGCAGGGTTCAATGGGACCTCACAGTGGTCCGCAAAGTCCAATGGGAATGGTTCTCCAAGGAGGCCCACAGCTATCCCATGATCCCTCTGGACCTATGCTCCCATCCCCAAACCCTATGGGAATACCAGGAATGACCTCAGCAATAATGGGAGGTGGACCTCCAGATGGAATAGGGCCCTGTAATGTTTCCCCAATGCACCCCCAAAACCAGATGGGAGGATTCCCTCGTATGCAGGGACCCCTTCACTCCCCTATTGGTGGTATGGGGCAACAGTACCCCCAGCGTCCTGATGAGGTCTTACCGCCCCAACAGATGCATCTTCTAAGTAAAGGCATGTCTCACCAGCGGCCTCCTCACCAACCAGACTCTTTTCCATCCATGCCCATGGGTGATGGTCCAGACCTAAGTGAGGTCATTAGGCCCACACATACAGGCATTCCTGAGTTTGATCTTTCCCGTATCATTCCTGCGGACAAGCCCAGCAGCACCCTACAGTACTTCCCCAAGAGTGAAGCCATGTCCCAGCCACAGCAAAATCCTCACCAGGGCCAACCGCCTCCACAGGCTTCTTCTGCTCAACTGCTCAAACAGCTCTCCTCGTCTGGACCTCCCCATAGCAGCGTCCCCTCCTCCAACCCCCATATTGCTAACCTACAGAACATGATGGCTGAGCAACAGCTGCCCCTACACCCCTCACACTCACATTGTGGAATGCGCCCAGGCATGGGCATGCCTCAGATTGGCTCCAGGGGCATGGGATCAGGAGGTGGGATGGGGCCCATATGCCACCCAGGGCACATGATGGGCAGGACAGGCATGTCTCCTCAACAGCAGCTCCAGCAACAACACCACCATCAGCAACAGCAGGCCATGATGGCCAATAACCTCTTACAACACCCGTCCCACCCTCCCCGTGGCATGCTGTCTCCACAGCAGCACCCTCATAATCTTATGGCCCAGCAGAATCTGATGATGATGCAGGCTAAGCAGCGGGGCATGGCTCTCCCTGGGGAGCACTTTGGCCAGCAGGGCGCCCTCATGTCCCCTCAGGGACCTATGATGGGACCTCCACATTCACAGTCTGGCATGATGGGCCCCCAGAGTCTCAGACAACGGAGCATGTCACTGGACAGCCCATTGGGCTACGGGCCTGGCAGTATGGCCAACATGCCCTTTTAA
- the bcl9l gene encoding B-cell CLL/lymphoma 9-like protein isoform X2: protein MHSENKLSNHGKQVTSGSQSQLPNVNQAQQQGPAGNQGSKGSGSGSHGVKSNQISPGNPGLKSLNQSGGGIGGMMKTKAKRERSVSMDTGDQRESLTPVLEPDAKEGVMRSKRRCVLERKQPYSGDEWCSGAETEEEDEKPLSATHREHVMCPSQGHSVSSATGHVSDPGGPGLGSGHGPSIRTDLHPRPPQQVVYVFTTSLANSAAEAVMHGHTDSILLYHQQNVPRTKLDQSTGVGKLSNLTEQISSSHSPPTGTPKSQSGTPRPASVGAVVGGHLPGTTTPSSTGHPDSEPAQTHRGGGTSSSNSRSAVHSLGPGSSGPQSVGVSGTEGVDRPGTIPHHGAGVSPSSSPSALSAHRQSELGQLGGSGNTDGLSKEQLEHRERSLQTLRDIERLLLRSGAGAGHEEPRGPNGNPNGTNINNNNSNDGGRGLEDGENGGGNAGNCHSNNAGMPHVSGMKKYEEPLQSIISQTQNLGGPGLDDSLMGPHHGMPPHSHHLSSPSGLDMGPLLGHEGVTPEQLAWRKLQEEYYQEKRRQHEMNPHQHPQHFRMIPEMGMPGGPPMLMRGPPPPYHSKPGDQQWGPGPMVGGGMGGNSRILDMHQEGPRGPRFLGQMRGPSSAGGYPESPGGVLGMEGLGPQRPPRPGMGWLEEMPPNMGGGGPFHGCYPPGGPGGPPQHFQGDLDRPITREEMFRRLHRLDMQQISRQQQQAGIGGPRMIDNSGGPGFPNPGMGGGPPSRGDPMDFPGSRTIMGSPIGGVGSDGGPTMRDIVDSPLGGNLNMSMGMNMNPQQQQLLAQKLRGGPGIGGRLGEMLNPEDISRIRASQNGRGSSNKGMIPGPDGPLQFPNQSSFPGSQGDGSYMQQPGSDMFGPDQPGPPHMSSTSRLSHIPINSGSRGTDLGARHPPDLPISVNPMGSPAIPPSHQLKSPSLSQEPSPLMPSPSAAGLKSPSQLPQSGPSHPPLPAASGAGTPSSTSIKSPQVIGPSLGLRSPSGSPGHLKSPTMPVASPGWTASPKTAMPSPGGPPSVKVAGNGGSSSTDTGMSLPPRSSNSTPISQPTNSINPSMPFTSSPDAPPSQNPLSLIMSQMSKYAMPSSTPLYHDAIKTIATSDDEMLPDRPLLPGINMSVGNMGNHQSTQMLLSSQGSMGPHSGPQSPMGMVLQGGPQLSHDPSGPMLPSPNPMGIPGMTSAIMGGGPPDGIGPCNVSPMHPQNQMGGFPRMQGPLHSPIGGMGQQYPQRPDEVLPPQQMHLLSKGMSHQRPPHQPDSFPSMPMGDGPDLSEVIRPTHTGIPEFDLSRIIPADKPSSTLQYFPKSEAMSQPQQNPHQGQPPPQASSAQLLKQLSSSGPPHSSVPSSNPHIANLQNMMAEQQLPLHPSHSHCGMRPGMGMPQIGSRGMGSGGGMGPICHPGHMMGRTGMSPQQQLQQQHHHQQQQAMMANNLLQHPSHPPRGMLSPQQHPHNLMAQQNLMMMQAKQRGMALPGEHFGQQGALMSPQGPMMGPPHSQSGMMGPQSLRQRSMSLDSPLGYGPGSMANMPF from the exons ATGCACTCTGAAAATAAACTATCCAATCATGGTAAGCAAGTGACAAGCGGGTCCCAATCACAGCTCCCCAATGTAAACCAAGCACAGCAGCAAGGACCTGCTGGCAACCAAGGGTCAAAGGGCAGTGGGTCTGGGAGCCATGGAGTCAAATCCAACCAGATTTCTCCTGGCAACCCTGGACTGAAGAGCCTCAACCAATCAGGTGGTGGCATTGGTGGGATGATGAAGACCAAGGCAAAGAGGGAAAGGAGCGTCTCCATGGACACAGGAGACCAAAGAGAGTCACTCACCCCTGTTTTGGAGCCAGATGCCAAAG AGGGCGTGATGCGCAGCAAACGCCGGTGTGTGCTGGAGAGAAAGCAGCCTTACAGTGGTGATGAATGGTGTTCAGGGGCCGAAACTGAGGAAGAGGATGAGAAACCGCTTTCTGCCACACACC GTGAGCATGTGATGTGTCCTAGTCAGGGCCACTCTGTTTCATCTGCCACAGGCCATGTTAGTGATCCAGGAGGTCCAGGATTAGGGTCTGGCCATGGACCCAGTATTCGCACAGATCTGCATCCTCGACCCCCTCAGCAAGTAGTGTATGTCTTCACCACCAGCCTAGCCAACAG TGCTGCAGAGGCAGTGATGCATGGCCATACAGACTCCATCCTTTTGTATCATCAGCAGAATGTCCCTCGCACTAAGCTGGACCAG TCTACTGGTGTTGGAAAACTCTCCAACCTAACAGAGCAGATCAGCTCTAGTCATAGTCCACCCACTGGCACACCCAAATCCCAAAGTGGTACGCCCCGGCCAGCTTCCGTCGGTGCAGTTGTGGGAGGACATCTTCCTGGCACCACTACTCCTTCTTCCACAGGCCATCCAGACAGTGAGCCAGCCCAAACCCACCGAGGAGGAGGAACATCAAGCAGCAACAGCCGCTCTGCAGTTCATTCACTGGGCCCAGGAAGTTCAGGCCCACAGTCTGTAGGGGTTTCAGGAACAGAAGGAGTGGACAGGCCAGGTACAATTCCACACCATGGTGCAGGTGTGTCTCCTTCCTCAAGTCCCTCTGCATTATCTGCACACCGTCAGAGTGAACTGGGCCAACTTGGAGGGTCAGGAAACACAGATGGCCTCTCTAAGGAACAGCTGGAACATCGTGAACGCTCTTTGCAGACTCTTCGAGACATTGAGAGGTTGCTTCTCCGTAGTGGAGCCGGTGCTGGCCATGAAGAACCAAGAGGTCCTAATGGCAATCCTAATGGCACTAATATCAACAACAATAATAGTAATGATGGGGGTAGGGGTTTGGAAGATGGTGAGAATGGTGGGGGGAATGCTGGTAATTGCCATAGCAACAATGCTGGTATGCCTCATGTCAGTGGAATGAAAAAATATGAGGAGCCATTACAGTCCATCATCTCACAGACACAAAATCTTGGTGGGCCTGGATTGGATGACTCGCTGATGGGCCCACACCATGGTATGCCACCACATTCCCACCACCTCTCCTCACCCTCAGGGTTAGACATGGGGCCCCTTCTTGGACATGAGGGTGTAACACCAGAGCAGCTAGCTTGGAGGAAGCTACAAGAAGAGTACTACCAGGAGAAAAGGCGGCAACACGAGATGAACCCCCACCAACATCCCCAGCATTTCCGCATGATCCCAGAAATGGGCATGCCTGGGGGACCTCCAATGCTAATGAGAGGCCCCCCACCACCATATCACAGTAAGCCTGGTGATCAACAGTGGGGGCCAGGGCCAATGGTAGGGGGAGGAATGGGAGGGAATTCACGAATACTGGACATGCACCAGGAAGGTCCTCGAGGGCCAAGGTTTCTTGGACAGATGCGAGGTCCTTCAAGTGCTGGGGGTTACCCAGAAAGCCCTGGAGGAGTTCTAGGTATGGAGGGGTTGGGGCCTCAAAGACCTCCAAGGCCAGGCATGGGCTGGTTAGAAGAAATGCCTCCAAACATGGGTGGTGGAGGCCCATTTCATGGGTGCTATCCTCCAGGGGGGCCTGGGGGACCTCCCCAGCACTTTCAAGGTGATTTGGATCGCCCTATAACACGGGAAGAGATGTTCCGCAGACTCCATAGACTAGACATGCAGCAAATATCCAGACAGCAGCAGCAGGCAGGGATTGGAGGCCCTAGGATGATAGATAACTCTGGGGGACCAGGCTTCCCCAATCCTGGAATGGGTGGAGGCCCACCCTCCCGTGGTGATCCAATGGACTTTCCTGGTTCTCGGACTATAATGGGCTCTCCTATTGGTGGAGTAGGCAGTGATGGTGGCCCCACAATGAGAGACATAGTTGACTCTCCATTAGGGGGTAACCTCAATATGAGTATGGGCATGAATATGAATCCACAGCAGCAGCAGTTGTTGGCTCAGAAGCTGAGGGGAGGTCCTGGAATTGGTGGACGGCTTGGAGAGATGTTGAACCCTGAAGACATTTCCCGTATTAGGGCTTCACAGAATGGCCGGGGTAGTTCTAACAAAGGAATGATCCCTGGGCCAGATGGACCTCTTCAGTTCCCCAATCAGAGCTCCTTTCCTGGTAGTCAAGGTGATGGCTCATACATGCAGCAGCCAGGCTCTGATATGTTTGGACCAGACCAGCCAGGTCCTCCCCACATGAGCAGCACCTCAAGACTTAGTCACATTCCCATAAACTCTGGCTCAAGGGGTACAGACCTTGGTGCTCGACACCCTCCTGACCTGCCCATTAGTGTTAACCCAATGGGTTCCCCAGCTATACCGCCATCTCACCAGCTTAAATCGCCTTCTCTTAGTCAGGAGCCATCACCCCTCATGCCTTCACCCTCTGCAGCAGGCCTGAAATCACCCAGCCAGTTACCACAGAGTGGTCCATCTCACCCTCCTCTACCAGCAGCCTCTGGGGCTGGAACGCCCTCTTCCACCTCTATCAAGTCCCCCCAGGTAATAGGTCCTTCTCTTGGTCTTCGCTCACCATCTGGCTCCCCTGGACACCTTAAATCTCCGACCATGCCTGTCGCTTCACCTGGCTGGACTGCCTCACCCAAGACTGCTATGCCTAGCCCTGGAGGGCCTCCTAGTGTCAAGGTCGCAGGCAATGGAGGCAGCAGTTCCACTGATACAG gTATGTCCCTGCCACCTAGGAGTTCCAACTCAACGCCCATCAGTCAGCCTACCAACTCTATCAATCCTAGCATGCCTTTTACATCCTCACCAGATGCCCCTCCCTCCCAGAATCCTCTATCCCTTATAATGTCTCAGATGTCAAAGTATGCCATGCCTAGCTCCACTCCGCTCTACCATGACGCCATCAAGACAATCGCCACATCGGATGATGAGATGCTTCCCGATAGACCCCTCCTACCTGGAATCAACATGTCAG TTGGCAACATGGGAAATCACCAGTCTACACAGATGCTCCTCTCCTCGCAGGGTTCAATGGGACCTCACAGTGGTCCGCAAAGTCCAATGGGAATGGTTCTCCAAGGAGGCCCACAGCTATCCCATGATCCCTCTGGACCTATGCTCCCATCCCCAAACCCTATGGGAATACCAGGAATGACCTCAGCAATAATGGGAGGTGGACCTCCAGATGGAATAGGGCCCTGTAATGTTTCCCCAATGCACCCCCAAAACCAGATGGGAGGATTCCCTCGTATGCAGGGACCCCTTCACTCCCCTATTGGTGGTATGGGGCAACAGTACCCCCAGCGTCCTGATGAGGTCTTACCGCCCCAACAGATGCATCTTCTAAGTAAAGGCATGTCTCACCAGCGGCCTCCTCACCAACCAGACTCTTTTCCATCCATGCCCATGGGTGATGGTCCAGACCTAAGTGAGGTCATTAGGCCCACACATACAGGCATTCCTGAGTTTGATCTTTCCCGTATCATTCCTGCGGACAAGCCCAGCAGCACCCTACAGTACTTCCCCAAGAGTGAAGCCATGTCCCAGCCACAGCAAAATCCTCACCAGGGCCAACCGCCTCCACAGGCTTCTTCTGCTCAACTGCTCAAACAGCTCTCCTCGTCTGGACCTCCCCATAGCAGCGTCCCCTCCTCCAACCCCCATATTGCTAACCTACAGAACATGATGGCTGAGCAACAGCTGCCCCTACACCCCTCACACTCACATTGTGGAATGCGCCCAGGCATGGGCATGCCTCAGATTGGCTCCAGGGGCATGGGATCAGGAGGTGGGATGGGGCCCATATGCCACCCAGGGCACATGATGGGCAGGACAGGCATGTCTCCTCAACAGCAGCTCCAGCAACAACACCACCATCAGCAACAGCAGGCCATGATGGCCAATAACCTCTTACAACACCCGTCCCACCCTCCCCGTGGCATGCTGTCTCCACAGCAGCACCCTCATAATCTTATGGCCCAGCAGAATCTGATGATGATGCAGGCTAAGCAGCGGGGCATGGCTCTCCCTGGGGAGCACTTTGGCCAGCAGGGCGCCCTCATGTCCCCTCAGGGACCTATGATGGGACCTCCACATTCACAGTCTGGCATGATGGGCCCCCAGAGTCTCAGACAACGGAGCATGTCACTGGACAGCCCATTGGGCTACGGGCCTGGCAGTATGGCCAACATGCCCTTTTAA